In Saccharomonospora marina XMU15, one genomic interval encodes:
- a CDS encoding NAD(P)/FAD-dependent oxidoreductase yields the protein MAHRIVVVGAGYSGLRAARRLARSLPEASVTVVNPRAQFVERVRLHQVAAGYRPREYALPDLLRADGAEFVVGTAQTLDPRGRLLGVDTLAEPLPYDTLVYALGSVAQAGPAGAAEHAVTVADPGQARLLRDRVDSLARERGTVAVVGGGLTGIETAAELAESHPELRVRLLSAGEPGSTLSDRGRRHVLATLHRLGVEVCPEAKVVAVYPEGVELAGGARVEAGLTVWASGFGVPDLAQRAGIAVADGGRVAVDSSLRSLSHSDVYAVGDSAAAHGPGGRPMRLSCATALPLGRYAADVIAARLHGRSPRELRFRYLIQCVSLGRRDGLIQFVAGDDSPHEKVVTGSGAAAIKERVVRYAARSATGR from the coding sequence ATGGCTCATCGCATCGTGGTCGTCGGCGCAGGCTATTCCGGACTCAGGGCGGCACGCCGCCTCGCGCGGTCGCTGCCCGAGGCGTCGGTGACCGTGGTCAACCCGCGCGCGCAATTCGTCGAGCGGGTCCGGCTGCACCAGGTGGCCGCGGGCTACCGCCCGCGCGAGTACGCGTTGCCGGACCTGCTGCGTGCCGACGGCGCCGAGTTCGTCGTCGGCACGGCGCAGACGCTGGACCCGCGCGGCCGCCTGCTGGGGGTCGACACCCTTGCCGAGCCGTTGCCCTACGACACGCTGGTGTACGCGCTGGGCAGCGTCGCCCAAGCCGGTCCAGCCGGTGCGGCCGAGCACGCCGTGACCGTAGCCGATCCGGGGCAGGCGCGGCTGCTGCGCGACCGCGTCGACTCGCTCGCCCGCGAGCGAGGCACGGTCGCGGTCGTTGGCGGTGGCCTCACCGGGATCGAAACCGCCGCCGAACTGGCCGAGAGCCACCCCGAGTTGCGGGTGCGCCTGCTGTCGGCAGGCGAGCCGGGATCGACACTGTCCGATCGGGGCCGCCGCCACGTGCTGGCCACTCTGCACCGACTCGGCGTGGAGGTGTGTCCGGAGGCGAAGGTGGTCGCCGTGTACCCCGAGGGTGTGGAGTTGGCAGGCGGCGCGCGGGTCGAGGCCGGGCTCACCGTGTGGGCGAGCGGGTTCGGCGTGCCGGACCTGGCGCAGCGGGCGGGAATCGCCGTTGCCGACGGCGGGCGGGTCGCCGTGGACTCCAGCTTGCGGTCGCTTTCGCACAGCGACGTCTACGCCGTCGGTGACAGTGCCGCCGCTCACGGGCCTGGCGGGCGGCCGATGCGGTTGTCGTGCGCGACGGCGCTGCCGCTCGGGCGTTACGCGGCCGACGTGATCGCCGCGCGGCTTCACGGCAGGAGTCCGCGCGAGCTGCGGTTTCGGTACCTGATCCAGTGCGTCAGCCTCGGCAGGCGCGACGGGTTGATCCAGTTCGTCGCCGGGGACGACAGTCCACATGAGAAGGTCGTTACCGGCAGCGGCGCGGCCGCCATCAAGGAACGCGTTGTCCGCTACGCCGCGCGGTCGGCCACGGGGCGCTGA
- a CDS encoding alpha/beta fold hydrolase: MTTMTVNGRTIGYDDEGSGPPLVLLHGHPFDRTMWRPQVERFSAEGWRVIAPDLRGYGESGGVEAVTPFEVFAGDVAELLDALGIDRFVLGGLSMGGQLVMECQRLFPERIRGLLLAATSPHAETARGRADREQQARRLLREGMAGYAEEVLPKMLAPHNIAGLPATARHVLGMMRATSPQGAAAALRGRALRPDYVAMLGRIEVPTLIVVGRLDEFTPVAVARELHEHIPNSTLAIIENAAHLPNLEHEVRFNDIVVKFLRELP; this comes from the coding sequence GTGACCACGATGACGGTGAACGGGCGCACGATCGGATACGACGACGAAGGCAGCGGTCCGCCACTCGTCCTGCTGCACGGACACCCCTTCGACCGCACCATGTGGCGGCCGCAGGTGGAACGGTTCAGCGCGGAAGGCTGGCGCGTGATCGCACCGGACCTGCGCGGCTACGGCGAAAGCGGTGGTGTCGAAGCCGTCACACCGTTCGAGGTCTTCGCAGGCGATGTCGCCGAGTTGCTGGACGCGCTCGGCATCGACCGGTTCGTCCTGGGTGGACTGTCGATGGGCGGGCAACTCGTCATGGAGTGCCAGCGGCTGTTCCCCGAACGCATCCGTGGCCTGCTGCTCGCGGCGACCTCGCCTCACGCGGAAACCGCACGCGGCAGGGCCGATCGAGAACAGCAGGCACGCAGGCTGCTGCGCGAGGGCATGGCGGGCTACGCCGAGGAGGTGCTGCCGAAGATGCTGGCACCGCACAACATCGCGGGACTACCAGCGACGGCGCGGCACGTGCTTGGCATGATGCGTGCGACCTCTCCGCAAGGGGCGGCAGCGGCACTGCGGGGACGGGCGTTGCGGCCCGACTACGTGGCCATGCTCGGCCGCATCGAGGTGCCCACGTTGATCGTGGTCGGCAGACTGGACGAGTTCACGCCCGTGGCGGTGGCGCGGGAACTGCACGAGCACATCCCCAACTCCACACTGGCGATCATCGAGAACGCCGCGCACCTACCCAATCTGGAGCACGAAGTGCGGTTCAACGACATCGTGGTGAAGTTCCTGCGCGAACTCCCGTGA
- a CDS encoding aminotransferase-like domain-containing protein: protein MDFRALADTVARDITTGKLRPGQRLPTQRRFARTHGIAVSTAGRVYAELVRRGLVVGEVGRGTYVRAGEPPAEPALAEPAEYPAGRVDLELNIPMPPGRADELTRGLGELTRDDTLSAALRPVGAVGTAAARAAASALLSRAGWVADVDNLLFAGNGKQAIAAAIAALVPAGGRLGVEALTYPVVKGIAARLGVTLVPLAVDEHGLVPGSLRQAAPHTVYVQPTLHNPLGVTMPPRRRAELARTLRELDIPAIEDTVYAFLREERPLAAYAPERTVVVDSLTKRLAPGLTVGFLAPPAGLKESLVSALRSGAWAAPGFALAAATRWIEDGTSARVQQDKRADAERRQSIVHQRLGRFGVRADPAAYHCWWELPGQWRAETFVAAAARRGIAVSPAGAFAVGSAHAPSAVRLALASPPLPTLAAALDALAALADSDPDEHAVD, encoded by the coding sequence GTGGACTTTCGCGCACTCGCTGACACCGTCGCCAGGGATATCACCACGGGCAAGCTCAGGCCGGGTCAGCGGCTGCCGACGCAGCGCCGCTTCGCGCGCACACACGGCATCGCGGTTTCCACCGCGGGGCGGGTCTATGCGGAACTGGTGCGGCGTGGACTGGTGGTAGGCGAAGTCGGCAGGGGAACCTACGTGCGGGCGGGTGAGCCGCCGGCCGAACCGGCCCTGGCCGAACCGGCGGAGTATCCGGCAGGGCGCGTGGATCTGGAGCTGAACATCCCGATGCCACCGGGGCGTGCGGACGAACTCACGCGGGGACTGGGCGAACTGACCCGCGACGACACACTGTCCGCCGCGCTGCGACCGGTCGGGGCAGTGGGGACCGCCGCCGCCCGCGCCGCCGCCTCGGCGCTGCTCTCACGTGCGGGCTGGGTCGCAGACGTCGACAACCTGCTGTTCGCGGGCAACGGAAAGCAGGCGATCGCGGCCGCGATCGCCGCGCTGGTCCCGGCAGGTGGCAGGCTCGGAGTGGAGGCGCTGACCTATCCCGTGGTCAAGGGCATCGCGGCCAGGCTCGGTGTCACGCTCGTTCCGCTGGCGGTGGACGAGCACGGCCTGGTTCCGGGCTCGCTGCGGCAGGCCGCGCCCCACACGGTGTACGTGCAGCCCACGCTGCACAACCCGCTCGGCGTCACCATGCCGCCTCGGCGGCGTGCCGAGTTGGCGCGAACGCTTCGGGAGCTGGACATACCGGCGATCGAGGACACCGTGTACGCGTTCCTGCGTGAGGAGCGCCCACTCGCCGCTTACGCGCCGGAGCGCACGGTTGTCGTCGACAGTCTGACCAAGCGGCTCGCGCCCGGGTTGACGGTCGGCTTCCTCGCGCCGCCCGCGGGCCTGAAGGAGTCGCTCGTCTCGGCGCTGCGTTCGGGCGCGTGGGCGGCGCCAGGATTCGCGCTGGCCGCAGCCACGCGCTGGATCGAGGACGGGACCTCGGCTCGCGTGCAGCAGGACAAGCGGGCCGACGCCGAACGCAGGCAGTCGATCGTCCACCAGCGACTCGGGAGGTTCGGCGTGCGCGCCGATCCCGCCGCCTACCACTGCTGGTGGGAACTGCCGGGGCAGTGGCGCGCCGAGACGTTCGTCGCCGCGGCCGCGCGCAGGGGCATCGCCGTCAGCCCGGCAGGTGCGTTCGCCGTCGGATCCGCGCACGCGCCAAGCGCGGTGCGGCTCGCCCTGGCCTCGCCGCCGCTGCCGACACTGGCGGCGGCACTGGACGCGCTCGCGGCGCTCGCCGACTCCGACCCGGACGAGCACGCCGTCGACTAG